A stretch of the Chelonoidis abingdonii isolate Lonesome George chromosome 11, CheloAbing_2.0, whole genome shotgun sequence genome encodes the following:
- the LOC116838210 gene encoding phospholipase A2 inhibitor and Ly6/PLAUR domain-containing protein-like — protein MEASLAICILTALLATGSCLQCEVCAGAGNNCMGSMQTCAAGHDSCAFVLTDVTSTGVKTQSFLKGCMASSECKVGPISINFGYGMTTRTSVACCVGDACRTTTVTVPPADPKPNGRRCRGCYVLNADHCNEQTIECTGPETQCIDAAGTVTAGGSQMQMVMKGCASESVCANIKAGSSTFAGTNADLTTAKCTVASGVVGVAPGPAGILLPALAGLFLLKLLS, from the exons ATGGAGGCTTCTCTTGCCATCTGCATCCTCACTGCTCTCCTGGCTACAG GGTCCTGTCTGCAGTGTGAGGTTTGTGCTGGAGCAGGAAACAACTGCATGGGCAGCATGCAGACCTGCGCCGCTGGGCATGACTCTTGTGCCTTCGTTCTTACCGATGTCACAAGCA CGGGAGTGAAGACACAGAGCTTTCTGAAGGGCTGTATGGCATCCAGCGAATGTAAAGTCGGCCCCATCTCTATAAATTTTGGGTATGGAATGACGACAAGGACGAGCGTCGCCTGCTGCGTGGGAGATGCCTGCAGAACAACCACAGTTA CAGTGCCCCCGGCTGACCCCAAACCCAACGGCCGGCGCTGCCGTGGCTGCTACGTGTTGAACGCTGATCACTGCAATGAGCAAACCATAGAGTGCACTGGACCTGAGACGCAGTGTATCGATGCTGCTGGGACCGTAACG GCGGGTGGAAGTCAAATGCAGATGGTCATGAAGGGCTGCGCTTCCGAGTCCGTCTGCGCCAATATAAAGGCGGGTTCGTCAACCTTCGCAGGGACCAATGCAGATCTAACCACGGCCAAATGCACAGTGGCCTCCGGTGTAGTGGGCGTGGCTCCGGGGCCAGCTGGGATCCTCCTCCCGGCCCTCGCTGGGCTCTTCCTGCTGAAGCTTCTCTCCTGA